The Fibrobacter sp. UWP2 genome includes a window with the following:
- a CDS encoding ORF6N domain-containing protein, producing the protein MGKNEEKKQIVAAKPLVESGVGKMIQVIRGRQVLLDRDLATLYGVETKYINRAVKRNPNRFPDEFYFELTKEESLRCQDGTIKTGRGQHSKYSSYAFTEQGVAMLSAVLHSEKAIRVSIDIMKAFVAMRHYIMQNGGFINRISNIEVKDLEQDARLLDHDHKIDALFEAMDRGELKSKGLFYNNQEFDAYVFVCALIRQAKKRIVLVDRYVDEKTLAMMLKREKGVSVTIYTYDKSKALKVDLATYNEQYPDSPMQVLPSYGMHDRFLFIDDTAYHFGASLKDLGKNTFFFTQEDFTLDEVLKESQKKKNPQLG; encoded by the coding sequence ATGGGCAAAAACGAAGAAAAAAAGCAGATTGTGGCGGCAAAACCGCTCGTGGAGTCAGGCGTCGGAAAGATGATTCAGGTTATTCGGGGCAGGCAGGTGTTGCTAGACCGCGACCTGGCTACGCTTTACGGGGTGGAGACAAAGTACATAAATCGAGCGGTAAAACGTAATCCCAACAGGTTCCCCGATGAATTCTATTTCGAGTTGACAAAAGAAGAGTCTCTAAGGTGCCAAGATGGAACCATAAAGACCGGCCGTGGACAACATTCCAAATATTCGTCTTATGCATTCACCGAACAGGGTGTTGCGATGCTCTCGGCTGTTTTACACAGCGAAAAAGCCATCAGGGTCAGCATAGACATCATGAAGGCGTTTGTGGCAATGAGACACTACATCATGCAGAATGGAGGTTTTATCAACCGAATTTCAAACATTGAAGTGAAGGATTTGGAACAGGACGCACGTCTGCTAGACCATGACCACAAAATAGACGCTCTATTCGAGGCGATGGACCGCGGCGAACTGAAATCCAAGGGCCTTTTCTACAACAACCAGGAGTTCGACGCCTATGTTTTCGTGTGCGCTTTAATCCGACAGGCCAAAAAGAGGATCGTCCTTGTCGATAGGTATGTGGACGAGAAAACCCTGGCGATGATGCTCAAGCGCGAAAAGGGTGTTTCTGTGACGATTTACACTTACGACAAGAGCAAGGCTCTCAAGGTGGACCTGGCGACTTACAACGAACAGTATCCCGACAGTCCGATGCAGGTTTTGCCGAGTTACGGAATGCATGACCGGTTCCTTTTTATCGACGATACGGCCTACCACTTCGGGGCTTCGCTCAAGGACTTGGGCAAGAACACCTTCTTCTTTACGCAGG
- a CDS encoding adenine-specific methyltransferase EcoRI family protein, with product MSDNRNLHSANKAKQDEFYTQLSDIENELKHYKKHFKGKTVLCNCDDPRVSNFFHYFAYNFEHLGLKRLITTCYKNQERDLFSQNNSERAIWLEYYGDKNGNLVPDPEEIGIHYFKGDGDFRSAECIELLKQADIVVTNPPFSLFTDYIGQLAKYDKKFLVLGNKNAVTYKEVFQFFKENKLWIGVTPMSREIYFDVNQDFIEESLAKNRNRTIVVRDGKYMARSPSIWFTNLDHKKRHEELILYKKYSPEEYPKYDNYDAIEVSKTECIPEDYDGIMGVPITFLDKYNPEQFEILGMESSAGYDPEIVGIPRLKDGDARPAVNGKITYARIFIRRRKEV from the coding sequence ATGTCTGATAACCGCAATTTGCATAGTGCAAACAAAGCGAAACAGGATGAATTCTATACCCAACTTTCGGATATAGAAAACGAACTGAAGCATTACAAGAAACACTTCAAGGGTAAGACAGTTCTTTGCAACTGTGATGACCCTCGCGTTTCGAACTTTTTCCACTACTTCGCCTACAATTTTGAACATTTGGGTTTGAAAAGGCTGATTACCACTTGTTACAAGAATCAGGAACGGGACCTGTTCAGCCAGAATAATTCGGAGCGCGCCATCTGGTTGGAGTATTATGGCGACAAAAATGGCAACCTTGTTCCTGATCCCGAAGAAATCGGTATCCATTATTTTAAAGGCGATGGCGACTTTCGCAGTGCCGAATGCATTGAACTCTTAAAGCAGGCCGACATCGTGGTGACAAATCCACCCTTTAGTTTGTTTACGGATTACATAGGGCAATTGGCGAAATACGATAAAAAATTTCTAGTTCTAGGAAATAAGAACGCTGTTACATATAAAGAAGTATTCCAATTTTTTAAGGAAAATAAGTTGTGGATTGGAGTCACTCCAATGAGCCGCGAGATTTACTTTGATGTAAATCAGGACTTTATCGAAGAGAGCCTGGCAAAAAACAGAAATAGGACAATCGTTGTTCGTGATGGCAAGTATATGGCAAGGAGTCCGTCAATTTGGTTTACTAATCTTGACCACAAAAAGCGCCATGAAGAATTGATACTCTACAAGAAATATTCTCCAGAAGAATATCCGAAATACGACAATTACGACGCGATAGAAGTCAGTAAAACAGAATGTATCCCAGAAGATTATGACGGAATTATGGGTGTTCCGATAACTTTCCTTGATAAATACAATCCAGAGCAGTTCGAAATTTTGGGAATGGAATCATCGGCCGGCTATGATCCTGAAATCGTCGGTATTCCGCGGTTGAAAGATGGCGATGCTCGACCCGCCGTTAATGGCAAAATAACTTATGCAAGAATTTTTATCCGCCGTCGCAAGGAGGTCTAA
- a CDS encoding DUF262 domain-containing protein: MKIELKQIKIRDLVDCYENDDETGRVVAYGGKLDIRPPYQREFIYKEKQRDAVIETVRQGFPLNVMYWALREDGSFEVIDGQQRTISICQYVAGDFSYLFKHFHNLQKDEQEKILDYELMVYVCDGTDSEKLKWFETINIAGEELTKQELRNAVYAGPWLADAKRYFSKNGCLAQKIAADYLNGSAIRQDYLETALKWISKNSVDVYMAKHQHDVNANALQQYFRSVIDWIETTFKPTKERKKIMKGVEWGELYDKYKDNIYDFKMIDNEVARLVKDDDVTNKRGIYPYVLTGDERYLSIRAFTENQKIKAYERLAGICPICKKHFEIPEMEADHIIPWSDGGLTIDVNCQMLCRNCNRRKSDK, encoded by the coding sequence ATGAAAATCGAACTCAAACAAATCAAGATTCGTGACCTTGTTGATTGTTACGAGAATGACGATGAAACGGGCCGTGTCGTGGCCTATGGAGGCAAACTCGATATTCGCCCGCCTTACCAGCGCGAGTTTATCTATAAGGAGAAACAGCGCGATGCCGTGATTGAGACTGTTCGTCAGGGATTCCCGCTGAATGTGATGTATTGGGCTCTGCGCGAAGACGGTTCCTTTGAAGTGATTGACGGGCAGCAACGCACGATTTCAATCTGCCAATATGTCGCAGGCGATTTTAGTTACCTGTTCAAGCATTTCCATAACTTGCAGAAAGATGAACAGGAAAAAATTTTGGACTACGAGTTGATGGTCTATGTGTGCGATGGTACGGATAGCGAAAAGCTCAAGTGGTTCGAGACCATCAACATCGCGGGCGAGGAACTCACCAAGCAAGAACTGCGAAATGCCGTATATGCCGGGCCTTGGCTTGCTGATGCAAAACGTTACTTCAGTAAAAATGGGTGCTTGGCTCAAAAAATCGCTGCGGACTACCTGAATGGTTCCGCTATCCGACAAGATTATCTAGAAACGGCTTTGAAGTGGATATCCAAGAATTCCGTGGATGTCTATATGGCTAAACATCAGCATGATGTGAACGCCAATGCTTTGCAACAGTATTTCCGTTCTGTAATTGACTGGATCGAGACTACATTCAAACCGACCAAAGAACGCAAGAAGATAATGAAGGGCGTGGAGTGGGGCGAGCTCTATGACAAGTACAAAGACAATATTTACGATTTCAAGATGATTGATAATGAAGTCGCACGGCTTGTCAAGGATGACGACGTAACTAACAAGAGAGGAATTTATCCGTACGTGTTGACGGGCGATGAACGCTACTTGTCTATCCGTGCATTTACGGAAAACCAGAAAATAAAGGCTTACGAAAGGCTGGCGGGAATTTGCCCCATTTGTAAAAAGCACTTTGAAATTCCTGAAATGGAAGCCGACCATATTATACCATGGAGCGATGGCGGCTTGACCATTGATGTAAACTGCCAAATGCTTTGCAGGAACTGCAATAGAAGAAAAAGCGACAAGTAA
- the cimA gene encoding citramalate synthase has translation MKVFLYDTTLRDGNQDRKISLSLADKLQIARILDHFGFDYIEGGWPNPSNPTDEEFFQKIKEVKLKHAKIAAFGSTRRPKVLPEKDPLLQALVKSGAPVKTIFGKSWDLHVTDVIRTTLEENLDMIESSIDYLKDHSEEVIYDAEHFFDGYKANPQYALETLKAAERGRADFIVLCDTNGGTMPWELEKIVKDVKKVVSTPIGIHVHNDAGLGVCNSLFAVKSGATMVQGVVNGYGERCGNANLTTIAADLHFKMGAKFFAAKKIARLRQLSSNVDQIVNLPSDVHAPYVGDAAFAHKGGAHIDGVMKVSRSFEHIDPHAVGNDRVFVTSDQAGGSLVVEKLRAIKPGIDKKDPVVGKLLTLIKERENAGWHFDSAEASFKLLVYRHLGMVQEPFKVLGYRVIEDKTTQGVSVSQATVKLQIGDKISHQVSEGDGPVNALDAALRKALLPFFPNMAKVKLDDYKVRVLGSKVASDATVRVWTTFGDEKGYWNVVGVSSNIIEASWMAFVDGLTYKILVDNKVIESAYKHIDVKSVAAAGQASAAKEEEPAPVKAKKLSARKVRNLADITRSAKKRK, from the coding sequence ATGAAAGTTTTTTTATACGACACGACCCTCCGCGACGGTAACCAAGACCGTAAGATAAGCCTTTCTCTCGCCGACAAGCTGCAGATTGCGCGAATTCTTGACCATTTCGGTTTTGACTACATCGAAGGGGGCTGGCCCAATCCGAGCAACCCGACCGACGAGGAATTCTTCCAGAAGATCAAGGAAGTCAAGCTGAAGCATGCGAAGATTGCGGCTTTCGGTTCCACGCGCCGTCCGAAGGTGCTGCCCGAGAAGGACCCGCTGCTGCAGGCGCTCGTGAAGTCGGGCGCCCCGGTCAAGACGATTTTCGGCAAGAGCTGGGATTTGCACGTCACGGACGTCATCCGCACGACGCTCGAGGAGAACCTCGACATGATCGAGTCCTCCATCGACTACCTCAAGGACCATTCCGAAGAGGTGATTTACGATGCGGAACATTTCTTTGACGGTTACAAGGCGAACCCGCAGTACGCTCTCGAGACGCTGAAGGCGGCTGAACGCGGCCGTGCGGACTTCATTGTGCTTTGCGACACGAACGGCGGTACGATGCCGTGGGAACTCGAGAAGATTGTGAAGGACGTGAAGAAGGTGGTTTCGACGCCTATCGGCATCCACGTGCATAACGACGCGGGCCTGGGCGTGTGCAACAGCCTGTTTGCCGTGAAGAGCGGCGCTACGATGGTGCAGGGCGTGGTGAACGGTTACGGCGAGCGTTGCGGAAACGCGAACCTCACGACGATTGCTGCAGACCTCCATTTCAAGATGGGCGCGAAGTTCTTTGCTGCGAAAAAGATTGCAAGGCTCCGCCAGTTGAGCAGCAATGTGGACCAGATTGTGAATCTGCCGAGTGACGTGCATGCCCCGTACGTGGGCGATGCGGCGTTTGCGCACAAGGGCGGTGCCCATATCGACGGCGTGATGAAGGTCAGCCGCAGTTTCGAGCATATCGACCCGCATGCCGTGGGTAACGACCGCGTGTTCGTCACGAGCGACCAGGCGGGCGGTTCCCTTGTGGTGGAAAAGCTCAGGGCCATCAAGCCGGGCATCGACAAGAAGGACCCGGTGGTGGGCAAGCTGCTCACGCTCATCAAGGAACGCGAGAACGCGGGCTGGCATTTCGACTCTGCCGAGGCGAGCTTCAAGCTGTTGGTGTACCGCCACTTGGGCATGGTGCAGGAGCCGTTCAAGGTGCTGGGCTACCGCGTCATCGAAGACAAGACGACTCAGGGCGTGTCCGTTTCGCAGGCGACGGTCAAGCTCCAGATTGGCGACAAGATTAGCCATCAGGTGAGCGAGGGTGACGGCCCGGTGAACGCTCTCGACGCGGCGCTGCGCAAGGCGTTGCTCCCGTTCTTCCCGAACATGGCGAAGGTCAAGCTCGACGACTACAAGGTGCGCGTGCTGGGTTCCAAGGTGGCATCTGACGCTACCGTGCGCGTGTGGACGACGTTTGGCGACGAGAAGGGCTACTGGAATGTGGTCGGTGTCTCGAGCAATATCATCGAGGCCTCCTGGATGGCGTTCGTGGACGGGCTCACGTACAAGATTCTTGTCGATAACAAGGTTATCGAGAGCGCGTACAAGCATATCGACGTGAAGTCGGTTGCGGCTGCGGGGCAGGCAAGCGCCGCGAAGGAAGAGGAACCCGCTCCGGTGAAGGCCAAGAAGTTGAGTGCCCGCAAGGTGAGGAACCTTGCCGATATCACTCGCTCTGCAAAGAAGAGGAAGTAG